The following coding sequences are from one Danio rerio strain Tuebingen ecotype United States chromosome 21, GRCz12tu, whole genome shotgun sequence window:
- the si:dkeyp-72g9.4 gene encoding uncharacterized protein si:dkeyp-72g9.4, producing the protein MRPRSRLLAKRGLPTIREGYEELVQDLNQTNSQHTTTQDYFLSICHLARPTFPLHEPDCDILSIGPLDSPKPCLRLHRLRHHLQPPQPQTTTASEQIVEQTHKEKETTKSTPAEAVQAQATQKEGVPGPADPLEYLYSHRGTPALSTRRGSVPPRRPRSDTFPCCSSAPEIQRKSSCPELCLADTITASTILQRSPLSRKKLDEGTLAARSGVPNKLDGAPAGWRGKSSRCMDKQTIVSHWIAECRSAWKEARIRACMLPAIAEK; encoded by the coding sequence ATGCGTCCCAGGTCCAGACTGCTGGCTAAAAGAGGCCTCCCCACCATCAGGGAAGGCTATGAGGAGCTGGTGCAAGACCTGAACCAGACCAACAGCCAGCACACCACCACACAGGACTACTTCCTCTCCATCTGCCATCTGGCCCGGCCCACCTTCCCTCTGCATGAGCCTGATTGTGACATCCTCTCCATCGGCCCTTTGGATTCCCCAAAGCCCTGCCTACGCCTGCATCGCCTGCGCCATCATCTGCAGCCTCCGCAGCCCCAAACCACCACGGCCAGCGAGCAGATAGTTGAACAGACCCATAAAGAAAAAGAGACCACTAAATCTACTCCAGCAGAAGCAGTTCAGGCTCAGGCTACGCAGAAGGAGGGTGTCCCAGGTCCTGCAGATCCACTAGAGTACCTCTACAGTCACAGAGGTACACCGGCGCTCTCCACCAGAAGAGGGAGCGTTCCTCCACGAAGGCCACGAAGCGACACCTTCCCGTGTTGTTCCTCAGCACCGGAAATCCAGCGCAAGAGCAGCTGCCCAGAGCTTTGCCTGGCTGACACAATCACTGCTTCTACGATCTTGCAGAGGTCGCCTCTCAGCAGGAAGAAGCTGGATGAGGGCACTCTGGCCGCACGCAGTGGCGTTCCCAACAAGCTGGATGGCGCCCCTGCTGGTTGGAGGGGAAAGAGCAGCCGCTGCATGGACAAACAGACCATAGTGTCCCACTGGATCGCAGAGTGCCGCAGCGCATGGAAGGAAGCTCGCATTCGCGCATGCATGCTGCCAGCCATCGCCGAAAAGTAA